In Coleofasciculus sp. FACHB-1120, one genomic interval encodes:
- a CDS encoding NAD(P)/FAD-dependent oxidoreductase, translating to MDGKLDSTRHQRRVSSAPSNSGSATPTRICILGGGFGGLYTALYLRRFPLLKSSQCEITLVEQKDRFLFTPLLYELVTDELQAWEIAPSYQKLLKNTNIRFCQDTIQEVDLQTRQVKLESGEGLAYDYLVLAVGGETRLEGVPGAGTYAQTFRSLADVELLKQQLREFEMSDRESIRIAIAGAGPNGVELACKIADRLQKRGQVLLIDRGNQILKTFSAHTQAAAHRALSTRGVGVELETSIHCIEPDQITLIREGQIKTLPVDLVFWTAGTRQIDWVRELDCQHNNQGQLISCPTLQLVDYPEVFALGDLAEIYNPRGSRVPATAQAAFQQADCAARNIWAAIAGKRLRRFRYLHLGEMVTLGKGAAAVSSFGLNLEGRLASITRQVVYLQRLPTVPHRLQVVRNWIHQAIRRVILTVWKWLAAIQRQLVRLGFKSSRKR from the coding sequence ATGGACGGCAAGCTAGACAGTACAAGGCATCAGAGAAGGGTCAGTTCTGCCCCTTCTAACTCTGGGAGCGCCACTCCCACCCGGATTTGCATTCTCGGTGGGGGCTTTGGCGGTCTTTACACTGCTTTGTACCTGCGCCGTTTTCCCTTACTCAAATCAAGTCAATGCGAAATTACCCTAGTTGAGCAGAAAGATCGCTTTCTGTTTACCCCCTTGCTATACGAACTGGTGACAGATGAATTGCAAGCGTGGGAAATTGCTCCTTCTTATCAAAAGCTATTAAAGAACACTAATATTCGGTTTTGTCAAGACACAATTCAGGAGGTTGATTTACAAACGCGCCAGGTAAAGCTTGAATCCGGTGAGGGTCTTGCTTACGACTACCTCGTTTTGGCAGTCGGGGGAGAGACGCGCTTAGAAGGCGTTCCCGGAGCTGGTACTTATGCCCAAACCTTTCGCAGTTTGGCGGATGTAGAGCTTCTGAAACAACAGCTACGCGAGTTTGAGATGTCCGACCGGGAAAGCATTCGGATTGCGATCGCGGGCGCTGGTCCTAATGGCGTAGAACTCGCTTGCAAAATCGCCGACCGGCTACAGAAACGAGGGCAGGTACTGCTGATTGACCGGGGCAATCAAATTTTAAAAACCTTTTCCGCCCATACTCAAGCTGCGGCTCACCGTGCTTTATCAACTCGTGGTGTGGGTGTAGAGTTAGAAACAAGCATCCACTGCATTGAACCTGACCAAATTACCCTGATTCGGGAGGGTCAGATTAAAACTTTGCCTGTAGATTTAGTATTTTGGACGGCTGGAACCCGTCAGATCGATTGGGTGCGCGAACTTGATTGCCAGCATAATAACCAAGGACAACTGATTTCTTGCCCTACCTTACAGTTAGTTGACTATCCAGAAGTTTTTGCTTTGGGGGATTTGGCGGAAATTTACAATCCTCGTGGCTCACGGGTGCCAGCAACCGCTCAAGCCGCTTTTCAACAGGCAGATTGTGCTGCTCGCAACATTTGGGCAGCGATTGCAGGCAAACGCTTACGGCGCTTCCGCTACTTGCACTTGGGAGAGATGGTGACGTTAGGAAAGGGTGCAGCTGCGGTTTCTAGCTTTGGTCTGAATTTAGAAGGGCGCTTGGCATCGATTACCAGACAAGTCGTTTACCTCCAGCGGTTGCCAACCGTGCCTCACCGCCTCCAAGTGGTGAGAAATTGGATTCACCAAGCGATTCGACGGGTTATCTTAACAGTCTGGAAGTGGCTAGCGGCGATCCAGCGGCAGTTAGTCAGGCTGGGGTTCAAGAGTTCGAGAAAGCGGTGA
- a CDS encoding MBOAT family protein, with protein sequence MNFSDFSFWWVLLLISVPLFTVRYIGKYLNIWRDYFDSIGLMVLSLMLFVNASRSSFIIFAFEIILNYLMVRLMLRRRGWESQAIAAVVIGIDVAILAYFKYVNFFVEDVLGLFVGGVAESWQQRGGIPGAGAIPPGISFYTFQMVAFVVDSFKSKKKQPIGVVDYINFVSFFPQVVAGPIERRADLFPQIESFRFKFSAENFEDGLKWLSLGLFMKLVLADNLSPYINLQETGNVWLVWLSIYLFTLRIYFDFAGYSFIALGLAKFVGVQLTLNFIAPYTSPSIQEFWRRWHVTLSTWFRDYVFLPLMGAKKQWAAFYLFVTFTLSGFWHGAAWNFIIWGAYHGLLLLVLRYAGRPFYRFVGERLFMPQFLSWALTFGSVMLGCLFFMESDMTRLGQKLQTLVTPWAYSFSNLGEAMSSFSQNEGAVLVLILFLTTVELFLEHLAVWQKRTNEYDLLLSPWVTRVLLGLTILLAANTPSKFIYFEF encoded by the coding sequence TTGAATTTCTCTGATTTCTCCTTCTGGTGGGTACTTCTTTTAATCAGCGTTCCCCTCTTCACGGTTCGCTATATCGGCAAGTACCTGAACATTTGGCGAGATTACTTTGATAGCATTGGGTTGATGGTGCTGTCGCTGATGCTGTTTGTAAATGCGTCGCGATCCAGCTTTATTATCTTCGCCTTTGAGATTATCTTGAACTACTTGATGGTGCGGCTGATGTTGCGCCGTCGAGGTTGGGAGTCGCAAGCGATCGCAGCCGTGGTAATCGGGATCGACGTCGCCATCCTTGCCTACTTCAAATACGTGAACTTCTTTGTGGAAGATGTTCTGGGACTATTTGTAGGGGGGGTTGCTGAGAGTTGGCAGCAGAGAGGCGGCATTCCCGGCGCAGGTGCAATTCCTCCAGGCATTTCGTTCTACACCTTCCAGATGGTTGCTTTTGTCGTGGATTCATTCAAAAGCAAAAAGAAGCAGCCAATTGGAGTTGTTGATTACATCAACTTTGTTTCCTTCTTCCCGCAAGTCGTCGCTGGTCCGATTGAGCGTCGAGCTGATCTGTTTCCTCAAATTGAATCATTCCGCTTTAAGTTCTCCGCAGAAAACTTTGAGGATGGTCTCAAGTGGCTGTCTTTGGGCTTGTTTATGAAGTTGGTACTGGCAGATAACTTGTCGCCGTACATCAACTTGCAAGAAACAGGAAATGTCTGGCTGGTGTGGTTATCTATCTACTTGTTCACTCTGAGGATTTACTTTGATTTTGCTGGATATAGTTTCATCGCACTAGGTTTAGCTAAATTTGTAGGCGTTCAGCTAACACTCAACTTCATCGCCCCTTACACTTCACCCAGCATCCAAGAATTTTGGCGTCGCTGGCACGTGACGCTGAGTACCTGGTTTAGAGACTACGTTTTCCTCCCCCTAATGGGCGCAAAGAAGCAGTGGGCTGCCTTCTATCTGTTCGTCACGTTTACGCTCTCAGGCTTTTGGCACGGAGCCGCTTGGAATTTCATCATTTGGGGTGCCTATCATGGCTTGTTACTGCTAGTTTTGCGATATGCGGGTCGCCCTTTTTACCGATTCGTTGGCGAACGCCTATTCATGCCTCAGTTCTTATCGTGGGCGCTAACATTTGGTTCGGTGATGCTTGGCTGTCTGTTCTTCATGGAGTCAGATATGACTCGACTGGGACAGAAGCTGCAAACACTGGTGACGCCTTGGGCGTACTCGTTCTCCAATTTGGGGGAAGCAATGAGTTCCTTTAGCCAGAATGAGGGAGCTGTCTTAGTTTTGATCCTCTTTCTCACAACGGTGGAATTGTTCCTGGAACACCTGGCTGTTTGGCAGAAACGGACGAATGAATATGATTTGCTGTTATCTCCTTGGGTAACTCGCGTTCTGTTGGGTTTGACCATCTTGCTAGCTGCAAATACCCCCTCTAAATTTATTTACTTCGAGTTCTAA
- a CDS encoding acyl carrier protein, translating into MQLQNSSSKPSEDLSKNHLQDDNMIVENSPAEAIQTWLVTKLSKQLSLNAKTIDVREPLTRYGLDSIDAVTLVGDLEDWLGCELPSTLLWDYPTIEKSAEYLVKEFDVSAAVSPVASSNVKDAGSDKTEKVEASSKSSGWGGLWNRISGS; encoded by the coding sequence ATGCAGCTTCAGAACTCCAGCTCCAAGCCTAGTGAAGATTTAAGCAAAAACCATTTACAAGACGACAATATGATTGTTGAAAACTCCCCGGCTGAAGCGATTCAAACTTGGCTAGTTACCAAGCTTTCTAAGCAACTTTCACTCAATGCAAAAACCATTGATGTTCGCGAACCTTTGACGCGCTACGGTCTAGATTCCATCGATGCTGTCACCTTGGTTGGCGATTTAGAAGATTGGCTAGGATGCGAGCTTCCTTCTACTCTGCTGTGGGATTATCCGACTATTGAAAAATCTGCTGAATACTTGGTTAAAGAGTTTGATGTCTCAGCGGCAGTTTCTCCAGTTGCGTCTAGCAATGTCAAGGATGCTGGTAGCGACAAAACTGAAAAAGTAGAGGCATCTTCCAAGTCTTCTGGTTGGGGCGGTCTGTGGAACCGGATTAGCGGCAGCTAG
- a CDS encoding acyl-CoA dehydrogenase family protein, whose translation MHQLKQYWVAEALEKDLGDPTQPESVMSFKSVMELDEREEFPEKDVEWLYNWNLHHYHIPVEYGGELKSYEEFVAFVRVLSRRDLTTSITFSTLFWSGLVWMAGTHEQKQKLAKFIKDKHGAMCLAYSERAHGSDLVGSDVQATKVPGGYLLNGEKWPINRATISGISVVLAKTDDSGGARSLSLFVVDKSEIDPAGYSNLPKIKTLGIRGSDMSGIRFDNCFVPEEMRLGQEGAGLELGLKGFHLTRTLCAAFSLGSADTALRTVLKFALGRKLYGKTVFDIPHPRTTLVEAFLDILVCDCVTIAGARSFHVAPEQSSVSSIFVKYFVPTAVEKVVQNLSVILGARFYLREGHDEGIFQKVVRDNAIISVFDGSTVVNLHALILQLRQMAKYRAKRNAATYEKLRSRLESRFSLEAPLPPCERAKFELFSRGCDDVLQGLEISLEHLYGLKTDASVDAEVLQKLITLTSTVLEELDAQDEFLASSGFEYGHDQSPESFELAKKYCTLHAAAACVHMWVYNRKILGGFFAKGEWLAICLNRLLMTFRPSSGIIPSIYIENVAQELLKLDRENKMFSIVPLQLAQAQSPEEKTHAASELQLQA comes from the coding sequence ATGCATCAACTAAAACAGTACTGGGTCGCTGAAGCGCTCGAAAAGGATTTAGGCGATCCAACACAGCCGGAAAGCGTGATGTCCTTCAAAAGCGTCATGGAGTTAGATGAGCGCGAAGAATTTCCAGAAAAAGACGTTGAATGGCTTTATAACTGGAATCTTCATCACTACCACATCCCCGTGGAATATGGTGGAGAGCTGAAATCTTATGAGGAATTCGTCGCTTTTGTTAGAGTTTTATCCAGACGTGACCTCACGACATCGATAACTTTTAGTACGCTTTTCTGGTCTGGTTTAGTTTGGATGGCAGGCACCCACGAACAGAAACAAAAGCTGGCAAAGTTTATTAAAGATAAGCATGGTGCCATGTGTCTTGCTTATTCAGAAAGGGCACACGGCAGCGACCTGGTTGGCAGCGATGTCCAGGCAACTAAGGTTCCTGGTGGTTATCTCCTGAATGGGGAAAAATGGCCAATTAACCGAGCGACCATTTCTGGAATCTCGGTTGTGCTTGCCAAAACAGATGATAGTGGCGGGGCACGTAGCTTGTCTCTGTTTGTTGTTGATAAAAGTGAAATCGATCCAGCGGGTTATTCCAATCTTCCTAAGATAAAGACTTTGGGAATTCGCGGTTCTGACATGAGCGGAATCCGTTTTGATAATTGCTTTGTGCCTGAAGAAATGCGTCTGGGGCAAGAAGGCGCGGGTTTAGAATTGGGGCTGAAAGGCTTTCACCTAACCCGGACGTTGTGTGCAGCTTTTTCTTTAGGCTCTGCGGATACAGCACTTAGAACGGTGCTGAAATTTGCTCTAGGCCGGAAACTGTATGGCAAAACAGTTTTCGATATTCCCCACCCTCGGACTACTTTAGTAGAGGCTTTTTTAGATATTTTGGTCTGCGATTGTGTCACAATTGCGGGGGCAAGAAGTTTTCATGTCGCGCCGGAGCAATCTAGCGTTTCATCTATCTTCGTGAAATATTTTGTGCCGACGGCTGTGGAAAAGGTTGTTCAAAACCTTTCCGTAATTCTAGGGGCACGCTTTTATTTGCGCGAAGGTCACGATGAAGGGATTTTCCAAAAGGTTGTTCGAGATAATGCCATTATTAGCGTGTTTGATGGCAGTACGGTTGTCAACTTGCACGCGCTGATTTTACAGCTTCGTCAGATGGCGAAATACCGGGCGAAAAGAAATGCTGCCACTTATGAAAAATTGCGATCGCGTCTAGAATCCAGATTTTCTCTAGAAGCACCGCTGCCGCCCTGCGAACGGGCGAAATTTGAGCTGTTCAGTCGGGGATGCGATGACGTTTTACAAGGTCTAGAAATCTCTCTAGAACACTTGTATGGTTTAAAGACGGATGCTAGTGTCGATGCTGAAGTGTTGCAGAAGCTGATAACACTGACAAGCACTGTTCTCGAAGAACTCGACGCCCAGGATGAATTCTTGGCAAGCTCAGGCTTTGAATACGGGCACGATCAGTCTCCAGAGTCATTTGAACTAGCCAAAAAGTACTGCACATTGCATGCAGCAGCAGCTTGTGTACATATGTGGGTTTACAACCGAAAAATCTTAGGTGGCTTTTTTGCTAAAGGTGAATGGTTGGCAATTTGTCTTAACAGACTGCTGATGACTTTTCGTCCTTCATCAGGTATCATTCCTAGCATTTACATCGAAAATGTTGCCCAAGAGCTTCTCAAGCTTGACAGAGAAAACAAGATGTTTTCGATTGTCCCCCTCCAACTAGCCCAAGCCCAATCACCAGAGGAGAAAACCCATGCAGCTTCAGAACTCCAGCTCCAAGCCTAG
- a CDS encoding fatty acyl-AMP ligase, with amino-acid sequence MNTLTPGDINSSTTQNFSTLVELLRWRALQQPEKVAYTFLIDGKKEGSQLTYAQLDRQARAIAALLQQHNARGERALLLYPQGLEVIAAFCGCLYAGTIAIPVPPPEAGRLKRTLPRLQAIAKDAQASLVLTTSGILSLVEEYDEKIPEFQAMRWIDTEQVDLSLAETWKDPAATSDMLAYLQYTSGSTSTPKGVMLSHGNVMFHSANLQKACGYTPDSVTVAWMPYFHDYGLVEGLLQPLYNGIPCYVMSPFAFIKRPFHWLQAISRYKVTHSQGPNFAYDQCVRRVTPEQRATLDLSSWRAAGNAAEPINPQVMESFYETFAPSGFQWNAFCPAYGLAEATLLVSFSAQTATPVLCNLDPAALEKNRVVPASKNQDIVRTVVGCGTKVCDTKIAIVHPEKFTRCAADEVGEIWVSDPSVAHGYWQRPEESERTFRARIADTDEEPFLRTGDLGFLKDGELFITGRIKDLIIIRGTNHYPQDIEWTVQESHAALRPEHGAAFSVMVNGEERLVIVQEVERHTQNLDNNEVIGAIRQVVSEQHELQVYAVVLVKPGSILKTSSGKIQRQGCRAAFLAGSLDVVADWSENPQATAKFQSLQGEVESLLQKVQTPK; translated from the coding sequence ATGAACACCCTTACACCTGGCGATATTAATTCTTCTACAACTCAAAATTTTTCTACCCTAGTTGAACTGCTGCGGTGGAGGGCACTCCAGCAGCCGGAAAAGGTAGCCTATACTTTTCTGATTGATGGCAAGAAAGAAGGTTCCCAGCTCACTTATGCTCAGCTCGATCGTCAAGCGAGAGCGATCGCTGCCTTGCTACAACAGCATAATGCAAGGGGAGAGCGGGCACTACTGCTTTATCCACAAGGCCTAGAGGTTATTGCCGCTTTTTGCGGTTGTTTATACGCTGGAACGATTGCTATTCCCGTACCCCCACCGGAAGCGGGGCGACTGAAGCGAACTTTGCCTAGACTGCAAGCGATCGCGAAAGATGCCCAAGCCTCATTGGTGCTAACTACCTCTGGAATTCTTTCCCTAGTTGAAGAGTACGACGAGAAGATTCCAGAATTTCAGGCAATGCGCTGGATTGACACCGAGCAGGTAGACCTGTCTCTGGCTGAGACCTGGAAAGATCCCGCTGCAACCAGCGATATGCTGGCGTATCTCCAGTACACCTCAGGCTCTACCTCCACTCCCAAAGGTGTAATGCTCAGCCACGGCAACGTGATGTTTCACTCAGCGAACCTCCAAAAAGCCTGTGGCTACACTCCAGACAGCGTAACTGTGGCGTGGATGCCTTACTTCCACGATTACGGACTGGTCGAAGGACTCCTCCAACCCCTCTACAACGGCATCCCCTGCTACGTGATGTCACCCTTCGCCTTTATCAAACGTCCGTTCCATTGGCTCCAGGCAATTTCGCGATACAAAGTGACCCATAGCCAAGGTCCTAACTTTGCCTACGATCAATGCGTGCGGAGGGTTACACCAGAACAACGCGCCACCCTAGACTTGAGTAGTTGGCGTGCAGCAGGCAATGCCGCCGAGCCAATTAACCCCCAAGTCATGGAAAGTTTTTACGAAACTTTTGCACCATCTGGGTTTCAGTGGAATGCCTTTTGTCCTGCCTACGGATTGGCTGAGGCAACTTTATTAGTATCCTTCTCTGCACAAACCGCAACGCCCGTTTTGTGCAATCTCGATCCGGCAGCATTAGAGAAAAATCGCGTTGTTCCAGCCTCCAAAAATCAAGATATTGTGCGGACAGTTGTCGGATGCGGAACTAAAGTTTGCGACACCAAGATAGCGATCGTGCATCCTGAGAAATTCACCCGATGTGCTGCTGATGAAGTCGGAGAGATTTGGGTATCCGATCCTAGCGTGGCTCACGGCTACTGGCAGCGACCCGAAGAATCGGAACGCACCTTCCGGGCACGCATCGCAGATACAGATGAAGAACCATTTCTACGTACCGGCGATTTGGGATTTTTAAAAGATGGCGAGCTGTTTATCACGGGGCGCATCAAAGATTTAATTATCATCCGAGGCACCAATCACTATCCTCAAGATATTGAATGGACGGTGCAAGAAAGTCATGCAGCGCTTCGACCCGAACATGGTGCAGCGTTTTCAGTGATGGTGAACGGCGAGGAGCGACTGGTAATTGTCCAGGAAGTCGAGCGCCATACCCAGAATCTAGACAACAATGAGGTGATCGGAGCCATCCGTCAGGTGGTATCGGAACAGCACGAGCTACAGGTTTATGCTGTGGTATTGGTGAAGCCTGGGAGTATCCTAAAAACTTCTAGCGGCAAGATTCAGCGTCAAGGTTGCCGAGCCGCTTTCTTGGCAGGAAGTCTGGATGTCGTCGCGGATTGGAGCGAAAATCCTCAAGCTACGGCAAAGTTTCAAAGTCTCCAGGGAGAAGTAGAATCCCTGTTACAGAAAGTGCAAACTCCTAAATAG
- a CDS encoding 4'-phosphopantetheinyl transferase superfamily protein translates to MSDIDCVWRPPPTDLVLSSNDVHVWRASLDQSAFHVQHLQQILSEDEQIRAERFHFERDRKRFIIGRGLLRTILGCYLEINPVEVQFCYGSRGKPALAGTHAESNLRFNLSHSQDICLYAITRDRQIGVDVEYIRSVTEVEAIAKRFFSARENAVLRALPANQKQQAFLNAWTRKEAYLKAIGEGLARPLDQIEVTLAPEEPAMLLSIEGDRFQCDRWSLQELTPELDYIAALAVEGSGTCTRCWQWVDKNG, encoded by the coding sequence ATGAGTGATATTGATTGTGTGTGGCGTCCTCCACCAACCGACTTAGTGCTATCGAGCAATGATGTCCATGTCTGGCGTGCTTCCCTCGACCAATCGGCATTTCACGTTCAGCATCTGCAACAAATCCTTTCTGAAGATGAGCAAATAAGAGCTGAGCGTTTCCACTTCGAGCGGGACAGGAAGCGTTTCATCATTGGGCGGGGTCTGCTCAGGACAATTCTGGGTTGCTACTTAGAAATCAATCCAGTCGAGGTGCAATTTTGCTATGGCTCCCGTGGCAAACCAGCATTGGCTGGAACGCACGCAGAAAGTAACCTTCGGTTTAATTTATCTCACTCTCAGGATATCTGCCTGTATGCAATAACACGCGATCGCCAGATCGGTGTCGATGTTGAATACATTCGTTCTGTTACTGAAGTTGAAGCGATCGCTAAACGGTTCTTTTCGGCGCGAGAAAATGCCGTTTTGCGTGCTTTGCCTGCAAATCAGAAGCAGCAGGCATTTTTAAACGCTTGGACTCGCAAAGAAGCTTATCTAAAAGCAATTGGAGAAGGGCTAGCTCGACCTCTAGATCAAATTGAAGTAACGCTGGCTCCAGAGGAACCAGCGATGCTGCTGAGCATTGAAGGCGATCGCTTTCAATGCGATCGCTGGTCACTCCAAGAACTGACACCGGAACTCGACTACATAGCCGCTCTGGCTGTGGAAGGAAGTGGCACTTGCACCCGCTGCTGGCAATGGGTGGATAAAAACGGCTAA
- a CDS encoding cysteine synthase A: protein MDIKKGFVETVGNTPLIRLNNFSDETGCEILGKAEFLNPGGSVKDRAALYMIEDAEKKGLLKPGGTVVEGTAGNTGIGLAHICNAKGYKCLIIIPDTQSQEKMDALRTLGAEVRPVPAVPYSNPNNYVRLSGKIASEMENAIWANQFDNLANRQAHYETTGKEIWEQTDGKVDAWVTATGTGGTLAGVAMYLKEKNPAVKTVLADPMGSALYSYIKTGETKSEGNSITEGIGNSRVTANMEGVPIDDAIQIDDTEAVRVVYRLLREEGLFMGGSTGINVGAAVELAKQMGPGHTIVTILCDSGARYQSRLFNQEWLASKGLSPD, encoded by the coding sequence ATGGATATCAAAAAGGGTTTTGTAGAGACAGTTGGCAACACGCCGCTCATCCGCTTAAACAACTTCAGCGATGAAACAGGTTGCGAAATTCTGGGAAAAGCAGAATTTCTCAATCCAGGCGGTTCTGTGAAAGACCGAGCAGCACTTTATATGATTGAAGACGCCGAAAAAAAAGGTTTGCTCAAACCTGGCGGTACAGTCGTTGAGGGAACCGCTGGTAACACTGGCATCGGTTTAGCTCATATTTGCAACGCTAAGGGCTACAAATGCCTGATTATCATCCCCGATACCCAGTCTCAGGAAAAGATGGATGCTTTGAGGACACTTGGCGCAGAAGTCCGTCCGGTTCCAGCCGTACCTTACAGCAACCCCAACAATTATGTGAGGCTCTCCGGCAAAATTGCGTCTGAGATGGAAAACGCAATTTGGGCGAATCAATTTGATAATTTAGCGAATCGACAAGCTCACTACGAAACTACCGGAAAAGAAATCTGGGAACAAACGGATGGGAAGGTTGATGCTTGGGTTACAGCCACGGGGACTGGCGGCACTTTAGCGGGTGTAGCGATGTACCTGAAAGAAAAAAATCCTGCGGTTAAAACCGTCTTAGCAGACCCGATGGGCAGCGCCCTCTACAGTTATATCAAGACAGGTGAAACGAAGAGTGAGGGCAACTCAATCACAGAAGGGATTGGCAATAGCCGCGTCACCGCCAACATGGAAGGCGTACCCATAGACGATGCTATCCAAATTGATGACACCGAAGCTGTACGGGTTGTCTACAGGCTGCTGAGAGAGGAAGGACTGTTTATGGGTGGCTCCACAGGAATCAATGTAGGAGCAGCCGTAGAACTCGCCAAGCAGATGGGGCCAGGTCATACGATTGTGACTATCCTCTGCGATAGCGGCGCTCGTTATCAGTCGCGGCTGTTTAATCAAGAATGGTTAGCATCAAAGGGACTTTCACCAGATTAG
- a CDS encoding Uma2 family endonuclease encodes MFSSPLVLRIPPSMPMTDEQFFEFCQINHDLRIERNKTGEISIMPPTGSETGNREGNIFGQLWLWSEQDGTGITFSSSTGFTLSTGAERSPDASWIKLERWNALSPEQQQKFAPICPDFVIELRSASDNLKPLQEKMLEYMSEAGFQLGWLIDRKNRQVYIYRPDREVQCLDNPDRVSGDRVLPGFFLNMAKVW; translated from the coding sequence ATGTTTTCTTCTCCTCTAGTTTTGAGAATTCCGCCATCAATGCCAATGACAGACGAGCAGTTTTTTGAGTTCTGTCAGATTAACCATGACTTACGCATTGAACGGAATAAAACTGGAGAAATATCAATTATGCCCCCGACTGGTTCAGAGACAGGAAACCGGGAAGGTAACATATTCGGGCAGCTATGGTTATGGTCAGAACAAGACGGTACCGGGATAACTTTTTCTTCCAGCACAGGATTTACTTTATCAACGGGTGCAGAAAGGTCGCCTGATGCTTCATGGATAAAACTGGAACGATGGAATGCTTTATCCCCAGAACAACAGCAAAAATTTGCCCCCATTTGCCCGGATTTTGTGATTGAACTGAGGTCAGCTTCGGACAACTTAAAGCCTTTGCAAGAAAAAATGCTCGAATACATGAGCGAGGCAGGATTCCAGCTAGGTTGGCTGATTGACCGGAAAAACCGCCAAGTTTATATCTATCGTCCCGATCGAGAAGTGCAATGTCTAGATAATCCCGACAGAGTGAGTGGTGATCGCGTTTTACCTGGATTTTTCCTCAACATGGCTAAAGTTTGGTAA
- a CDS encoding peroxiredoxin — protein sequence MVLRLGDQVPDFTQDSTDGTINFYEWAGDSWVVLFSHPADFTPVCTTELGEVARLKPEFDKRNVKAIALSVDDVDSHKGWVGDIEETQSVGLNYPILADPDKKVSDLYDMIHPNAANTVTVRSVFVIDPQKKLRLTFTYPPSTGRNFDELLRVIDSLQLTDHYSVATPVNWKEGDDCVIVPSLKDPEVLKEKFPKGYTEIKPYLRMTPQPDK from the coding sequence ATGGTTCTTAGATTAGGCGACCAAGTACCTGACTTCACTCAAGATTCGACAGACGGCACCATCAACTTTTATGAGTGGGCTGGCGATAGCTGGGTAGTGCTATTTTCTCACCCCGCCGACTTCACGCCCGTTTGCACCACAGAACTTGGCGAAGTCGCCCGCCTCAAGCCAGAATTTGACAAGCGCAACGTGAAGGCGATCGCTCTCAGCGTCGATGATGTTGACTCCCACAAAGGCTGGGTAGGGGATATCGAAGAAACTCAGAGTGTTGGTCTTAACTACCCAATTCTGGCAGATCCGGATAAGAAAGTCTCTGACCTTTACGACATGATCCACCCCAACGCCGCCAACACCGTAACGGTAAGATCGGTCTTCGTCATCGATCCGCAGAAGAAACTGCGTCTCACCTTCACCTACCCCCCCAGCACCGGACGTAACTTCGATGAATTGCTGCGGGTAATCGATTCGCTGCAACTAACGGATCACTACAGCGTGGCCACTCCAGTTAACTGGAAAGAGGGAGACGATTGTGTAATCGTTCCTTCCCTGAAAGATCCGGAAGTGTTAAAAGAGAAATTCCCTAAAGGCTACACGGAAATCAAGCCTTACCTGCGGATGACTCCCCAACCGGACAAATAG
- the psbU gene encoding photosystem II complex extrinsic protein PsbU, whose translation MKRLVRLLTVLAMLVSCFGWMGLPKSAIAADLMGVALHSSSVLAAVEAPLRNRADDKLATEFGKKIDLNNTNVRAFRQYPGLYPTLASKVVDHAPYKKVEDVLQIPGLSESQKERLQANLDNFTVTEIESSFVEGGDRYNNGYY comes from the coding sequence ATGAAACGATTGGTTCGTCTGCTGACAGTTTTGGCTATGTTAGTGAGCTGCTTCGGATGGATGGGACTGCCTAAAAGCGCTATTGCAGCCGATTTGATGGGTGTAGCACTGCACTCTTCATCAGTGTTGGCAGCAGTCGAGGCACCCCTCCGGAACCGGGCGGACGATAAGCTAGCCACTGAGTTTGGGAAAAAGATTGACTTGAACAATACCAACGTGAGAGCGTTTCGGCAATATCCAGGGCTGTACCCCACTCTGGCTAGCAAAGTTGTCGATCATGCACCTTACAAGAAGGTAGAAGATGTCCTGCAAATTCCAGGGCTGAGTGAGAGCCAAAAAGAACGGCTCCAAGCTAATCTGGATAATTTCACAGTGACGGAAATAGAATCAAGCTTCGTGGAAGGTGGCGATCGCTATAACAACGGCTACTACTAA